The following DNA comes from Cedecea neteri.
ATGGTTTTTCAGCTTGTTAATAATGGCATTACAGTCCGCCAGCACGTTTTGATTGAATTTCTTATCATCCGGCAGGCTTTTCTTATTATTCACGATATCTTCGGAATCAAAAGCGTTGTGGATATAGTCTTTCTCCACGCCGACGCTACCGCCATGTTTGACCAGGGCATGAGCATCCACCACGGGGAAGCCGAGATGCTTAAGCTGTTTGGTGGTTTCAAGTTCTTTTAGAGCATACTGCTCCGCCGAAATGGTACCCGTAGTGCCAGGTCTGAACAGACACACGCACTTGCGTGGATCCTGCCGCGAATGAAAGACATCCTTTTGGCTCCCAGCGCCGATTTTTTGCCCCAGCGAAGGCACATCCTGAAACACTGTTGTTAATGCGGATACATTCGACGTATGCAAGTGCCGCCCCTGGG
Coding sequences within:
- the hopBF1 gene encoding T3SS effector protein kinase HopBF1 — protein: MYTVSNNAAQGRHLHTSNVSALTTVFQDVPSLGQKIGAGSQKDVFHSRQDPRKCVCLFRPGTTGTISAEQYALKELETTKQLKHLGFPVVDAHALVKHGGSVGVEKDYIHNAFDSEDIVNNKKSLPDDKKFNQNVLADCNAIINKLKNHELHIDDLQFLVDSHGRVLINDPRDVIRSSPDKSISKVNELRAHALNNLLDIDSD